The sequence below is a genomic window from Budorcas taxicolor isolate Tak-1 chromosome 4, Takin1.1, whole genome shotgun sequence.
ccagcatcagagtcttttccaatgagtcaactcttcacatgaggtggccaaagtactgcagtttcagctttagcatcattccttccaaagaaatcccagggttgatctccttcagaatggactggttggatcgctttgcagtccaagggcctctcaagagtcttctccaacaccacacttcaaaaccatcaattcttcggcgctcagtcttcttcacagtccaactctcacatccatatatgatcacaggaaaaaccatagcgttgactagacggaccttagtcggcaaagtaatgtctctgcttttgaatatactatctaggttggtcataacttttcttccaaggagtaagcgtcttttaatttcatggcttcagtcaccatctgcagtgattttggaggccaaaaaaataaagtctgacactgtttccactgtttccccatctatttgccatgaagtgatgggaccggatgccatgatcttcgttttctgaatgttgagctttaagcaaactttttcactctcttctttcactttcatcaagaggctttttagctcctcttcactttctgccataagggtggtgtcatctgcatatctgaggttattgatatttctcccagcaatcttgattccagcttgtgtttcttccagtccagcatttttcatgatgtactctgcatagacattaaataagcagggtgacaatatacagccttgacgcactccttttcccatttggaagcagtctgttgttccatgtccagttctaactgttgcttcctgacctgcatacagatttctcaagaggcaggtcaggtggtctggtattcccatctcttgaaaaattttccacagtttactgtgatccacacagtcaaacgctttggcatagtcaataaagcagaaatagatgtttttctggaactctcttgcgttttccatgacccagtggatgttggcaatttgatctctggttcctctgccttttctaaaaccagcttgaacatcagggagttcacggttcacgtattgctgaagcctggcttggagaattttgagcattactttactagcatgtgagatgagtgcaattgtgcggtactttgagcattctttggcattgcctttctttgggattggaatgaaaactgaccttttccagtcctgtggccactgctgagttttccaaatttgctggcatactgagtgcagcactttcacagcatcatctttcaggatttgaaatagctcaactggaatgtcatcacctccactggctttgttcatagtgatgctttctaaggcccacttgacttcacattccaggatgtctggctctagatgagtgatcacaccatcgtgataagCACTTTCAAATCAATTTCCCAAAATGTGTACTTTGGGCAAGTATGATTTGTCCCTTTTTATACATGAGAAAATGAACTGCTGATCAGACAGACTACGACATGGTTCAAGGTCAGAGTTTTAGCAAGTGGCCTCCATCTTCTGATCACCCCAAAGTGATCATATGGGTTTTTCATGACAAATCTTTGGATTTTTATGAAACCTGCATATGTTTtgggtgtcattttttttttttacactgcaTAGAGTAAATTGTTTGACTATATCCAAGATTTTTTCGATCATTAAGACTGATTTTTTAAAGGCTTGTAAGAAAAACCATTTGTAATAAGAGAATGAAGACAGGGCAGGGCAATGGACAAAGCAAGCATGAATATCGTATCATGTACTCTTTTtaccaaagatttttaaatgcaaaaacacATGCTTATCATAGAAAATTTTGACTGCAGagaaaagtagaataaaaaaAACATCTGTTCTCTCATCAACTAATGCAAAGCAGTGATCAGCCATCCCTCACTCccctaatttttaaagttatacaaactataaaactgaaaattcacataaagattttgaagattttttagtTCTAAATATCTTTAAGTggtaacaatcttttttttttttttttttttgcagtctaCAATGTATCATAGCAGACCTTGAAAAAAGTGTGAggtatatcaattatattttggaaattaaatagggATGCATAGAAGCTGGAGGAGTGTCCTTACAGATCCATTAGCATTCTACCAACAGAAATGTTTGATCCTACTTACAATGCTGGGGCTGAAACCTTTGATCTTGAGTCCCACTCCAGCATATGGTGCTACTAAGCATAATCAAAGTGCAAATCTTTATAGAAATTACAGAGACTAAAAAGAGGATGGAGGCTTCCTTCCTCTAATTTCCTTTCCTGCCATGTCTCTGGTCCTAAATAAAAAACATTTGGTCTTTTGATGAAATCTGTAAATAGTTTGAGGGTATTTTACACTGTATATAGTCAATTACTTGACTGTACAAGATGATTTCCATTACTGAGATTGACAATGTTTCTCGCCAGGATAATCGAGTCCCAGTTTTCGAAACTGCTTCCCTTATTTTGGCCCCATATAGTGACATGAAAATAAGGAGATATCTATATTTCTGGAGGACTTCTTTTTTGGAAGGGGTACTTGACATGTGTACATCCAGATTCTGCCAAGAAGTCTTTGAACATATACAGGATGAGTTGCTAACTCTTGAAGACAATACACTTCAAAAGAGCTGTCCCCCTGCAAATATTTTTAAGCCATTACTGACAACAATTCAGATGAAGTTGTgaaaaaatggtattttttatGAAATCCCCTTCAGATACTTCTCTCAGCCCACTAAAGAGAGTGGGAGGCAATTTCTGACTTAAAATTTGTAAACAAAACTCGTGTTCTGTTAAGGTGAATGTCTTTGCCCTCTTCCCAACATCATGTTGTTCAGTCTGAGCGACTGTGATGCACCTGGATTCAGACAGACAGGCCTCAGGCAAGTCTGCAGTTTGGAAGAACATGGACCCAGGATGACTGTGTGTTGTTTCTCATGGTGACTGATTACTGAGCCCAAGTCTTACtcaaattgtttttaataatgtAGTTATTAAGGAAAAAAGACTAAAGCACCATTGGAAAAGTTTAGTCAAGTGCAGGCAAGTCCACTCTCAGCTAGTGGGCACTGGTTGGCCTCTGTCTGCCCTGACTGGGCAGTGCCAAACCTGGTTGGTTGGTGCTCTTATTGGACGAGTTGCTAAGTATTTTAACTATCACTTTGAACTGGCCTCATTAGTTGTACATATAGGCATGTATCAACATGGCACCCAGCAAGGTCCAACTATAAAGTCCTGGGGTCAGAAGTCAAAGATTTAGATTGTGATCTGAATTCTGTCATTACAGTGGTGGATCATCCCAGAAGTTAGCCAACTCCTTTAATTCTTAGCATCCTTGGCTCCAAATTAGGGATATGAGTGCTGCTGGgtgcttacttgctcagtcatgtccaactctttgcaatcccatggattgaaccaTGGGCTgcacctgtagcctgccaggctcctctgtccatgggattctccaggcaagaatattggaatgggttacaGTTTtattctccaggaaatcttcctgacccagggattgaacccatgtctcctgcatctcctgcactggcaggcagattctttaccactgagcacacTGGGGCTTCCTGGGGATAAGACTAATCCTCACTTAGTTGCCTTATGAGACTTAGGTTGAGGTTGAAACCAGATATTAGATGTGaaagcattcatttttaaaattttttattaattcaaaGAAATCTGTAGTAATTGTACATCATTTGGAAAATGCCAAAGTGTAGGATGTGAACAATTATTCATTTTCTCACCATGTAAAGAACACCTGTGAACATTTCAAAAAGTTTCTTCTAGCTTTTTATAAAAACCGTTTGACAATTCAACAATAGTTGCTGGTtccacaaaaatgaaataaaacaaggtTGATGTCTTCCAGCTGGGTGGGGATAgcaaatggttcagttcagttcagttcagtcgctcagtcgtgtccgactctttgcaaccccatgaatcgcagcacgccaggcctccctgtccatcaccaactcccagagttcactcaaactcacgtccatcgagtcgagtccagccatctcatcctgtcgtacccttctcctcctgcccccaaaccctcccagcatcagggtcttttccaatgagtcagctcttcgcatcaggcggccaaagtattggagtttcagctttagcatcagtccttccaatgaacacccaggactgatctccctcaggatggactagttggacctccttgcagtccaagggactctcaagagtcttctccaacaccacagttcaaaagcatcaattcttcagtgctcagctttctttatagaccaagaAATCCAAATGAAAGAATGGTGAAAAGCTGTCCCATATCATGCAACTACAGGTCTGATtcctggaagtgacaaatatttcagtatttaggaatttgttgttgttgttgttcagtcgctcagttgtgtctgactctttgcgaccccatggactacagcacaccaggcttccctgttcttcaccatcccccggagcttgctcaaacccatgtccattgagttggtgatgccatccaaccatctcatcctctgtcatctgcttctcctcttgccttagGAAAAAGGAACACTTTTATACCTAAATCATTTCCTTATGCTACTGACTTGATTGTATTTTAGGGAGAACATCATTAAATTACTGCTATAAAATTTCAGGTACACAAAAATACTCTATGCTGTGACCATaaacaatatgtgtgtgtgtgtgttcagtcactcagttgtgtccaactcttagtagcctactaggctcctctgtccatgggctttcccaggcaagagtattggaatgggttgccgttttcccctccaggagattttcccaacccagggatcgaacctgcattgataggcagattctttaccactgagccatgtgggaagcccccaaaatatgtGAATTTGACTTATTTCCTAAGTTATTATGCTCAGCTAATAACCATCTCTCCCTTTTTAGCTTGCCAGAGGGCCCACATTTTACTGTAGTTTTATAGATAGGCAATCTGTTTGTACATGTTGGTTTCAAATAATCAGGCATCTCTGAAATGATGGATAAGGACATTCTTTGGACATAAAATCCTTGGACTTTTTCCGAAGACATAATTTTCTTGAACTGTTAAGAAACACCTTGTAAATGGCCTTAGACACAGACAGTATTATGTGGACTGATACTTTCTACAAAGATTTTACTTTATTACTTTCTTCTCAAAAGATAATTGCTATGAGCATAGCATATGGCACTCGTGTGTTTATTTATGATGACACCGTCCTCCTAAATTATCTTCTTAAATACATTTAACTCCCCAAACATCCTGAGCTCCCAGAAGGCATGGGCTTTGTCTACTCTGTCCATCCCCAAGCTCCTAGCAAAGAAGACACTGAAATGTTTGAATAAGCATGTAAGAATTCTTGTTCAGTCACAATACCTAAGATGATATCTGGGAATGTGCTAAATAAAGATCCCTAGGCCCTATTCTGGAGGTTCTGAATCAGACTGTCTGATGGTAGGCCTAGGGTCCTGTATTTTTAATAAGCTCCTTGGTTTCTtccttgtaaaatggggataaaagtaGGCCCTACCTCACAAGGTAATTGTGGAAATGAATGAGTTATTTCATGCAGTGTTCAGACAACTGCCTGGCCCTTAGCACTACACCAGTGCCCATGTTACTACTGCTGTTATTAGGATATGATCAGCCCATCATGAACAGGTGCTCAGGAAATAGTGTCTATTAATTTTCTCAAACTTAAGTGTGCATAAACATCAGCCAATGGCTTAACAATACAGGTGCTGGGGCCTTGCCCcctgagattctgatttaataagGCTAATACCTAGCCAGGAATCTGCATTCCTATATTCCCTATATAAGGGAAAATAGAGAATCAGCAGATAAACTGTAAACCAGTAATTCTCTTATTCACATTCCTAACCCTCAAGGCAAAGAAACTTGCCTTTCCGACTGGGGCTAAGAGGGGGCTCAATTCAGATAAAGAAAgctttttttgggggtggggttcATCTGATAGCATGCCAAGGGACCACTGGGACTCTCAACTTACTTCATCTGTGTCTGTCTGGCATTGGCTCATGAAGGGTGAAGAGACAGCTGCCTTCCCTGAGTACACTGGGGATGCTGCTCCAGCAGAGCTTGGCAAATCCACCTCTCCCTGCAGTGGGGAGCAAGGCCTGAGCTCTCCTCCCCCTAACCTGTCCTGCCCCAGAGCAGCCTGGGCCAACTCACACCAGCTCCAGAGGCTGCTGAAGACAGGGCCTGGAATCCTTCCCACCTCTAGAGCTGAAATTCAAGGGAACCACAGttgcttgagaagaaagtgtgtaCATCCCTGGCAAGCCCAAGATTCCAAGTCTGGGCAAGAAGAGCCAAAATCCCTCATGCCACATATATGCGTCATGGAACCAGCCCAGACTTGCTTTTGCTTCTGACCTCTGCAAATTCCCCCCAGTGTGCCTGAGATTTAAAGGGCAAATTTTCCAAAAGTAAAATGACAGTGCTCTTGTTTCTCTTACAAATAGCTTTCCTTCCTGGATTTCTCTTTCTTGTGATTATGCAAATTATACACTTAAGCATAATCAATACTTGACTCTCCTGGAACCTGATCAAGCTGGGATCCATCCATAAACAGAGACATTACATACTTAAGAGATAGGCATTTAAATGGAGACAACTCTGTCCTTGCTCTAGCTAAAAATTATTGCTTTTTATAGAAAATGAGGTATAGGCTATGTTATAATAAAgtagaatttacattttaaaaaatgctttcaacTTCTGTAATTTTTCTCCTTGTTCTTTAATCCAAGTACACGTACTTTCTTCTCCTAAAATGCTACAGAGGAACAGACCTGTCTCCAATGTTTGAAAAGCTTGAGGTTAGAGCACTGGTCCATGGTTCCTCCTCTTAGCTCTGGCTCCTGGAATGTCACCAGGAGTTTCCTGGAGGCCTCCCAGGCATTAGAGTGGAAATCCTAGCCCACACCTCCATATTCTTTTGACAGCTGCCCTTTAGCCTCCTCTTGGCCCTAGGGATATATTCACTTGTGGCATGACTGGTCTCCAAGGGGACAGAAAGTCCTGCAGAGAATTGGGCAATTAAGTAAAGAACTCCAGGGTCTCAGGAACCCTGAACAGAGGTGGGGACGTAGGCAGTGGGTAGGTACATGTCTCTGGAAGCCTGAAATCGACATCCTGCTCTTATGGGGACGAATACAACCACAGAAAGATTGGACACAGCCCTCTAGAGTCCAGGGTCAAGTGCAGGTCCAGGAGTGGTATCATACATGCGGTTATCTATGCAATGCTTGCAAGTGTGTTATATAAGTGGATACCTTAGTCTAGATGTTCCATCAACACATGCCCCAGAGAAACCTCTGTCAGAGATTCCAAGGTTTGAGATGTCAAGAACTAGATAGATAACATTTTCTTTGTGGAGCATTGGGAGAGGTATCTCTTGATATTGCCCTGCAAATGTGATTATGTCAACTCCCAGCTGAAAGGGGAATAAGGCTCTATTTATTTGGAAGTCATTGTATGAGCAAGGTTTCTTGTTACTGTTTAAAAAACACAGATGTTGGGTGcttctctggttgtccagtggttgagatattgccttccaatgcagggggtataggttcaatccctgggcagggagctaggatcccacatgcctcccagcccaaaataccaaaacataaaacagaagcaatactgcaacaaattcagtaaagactttaaaaatggtccacatcaaaaacatatttaaaaaataaaaataaaaggtttaaaaaacaaacagcaacaacaaaaaaacacagatgTCAAAAGAATTTCACCAACAAAGATTTAGACAGAAGATTTGAAGGTTTCTAAGTCACTCTCTGGCACTGGTCCCCAGGTTTCGCCTCCTCGTTCCCTGCTAGCCATCACGTAGCTAGTACTCAGCACTGACCTCCTCTGAAAGGCTTCCTCAAGCCCTCAGTCCAGCCAGGTGCTCCTCCTCAGGGCTCCCACAGCTCTTAGCACCTGGCACTGCAATTGCTCCCCGCCCGCCCGGCAGCCTCTCCACCCTCCTAAATTGCTACACCCTGAGGTCTGGCCCCATGTCTTACCAGCACTGCATTCCCACGGCTCATGCTGGGATTTGACACATGCGAAATTCTCACTAAATACTTCTTGCCTGATCACCAACAGCAATATGGAGTTGCTTTTATAGCTCTTCACTACCAGAGGCTCTAAGTACTAAAGAATTCGGGTAAAGTTTTAACTCCTGGAAGAGACAGATGGTCTGAAAATAAATCAGACACTTGAACATGTAGCATCGCAGACATGGAGACCACCGGGGGCATGTACAGATATCACATACGTGTGCTTTGCACTTTTTAATCTTATTCATTTGTTAAGCTGACCTCAGGTTACATGCCTTAAAAAAGGAAGCATTTCTTAAAAAGTTGGCAATCATGCTTCTTCATAAAGAACATATATGTAcctatacacacgcacacactcactcactcacacacacacctcatcTACAGATTTCAAAATCTTACCcttactgaaattagattgacgGTGCTAGGGACACCTATCAGAAACTTTCTAGTCACTTAAAATGTGGCACACTATACCTATTTTAAACAATGTTAACCACAAGGGGCAGATGGGTTACTTCAAGAAAACAGAGTGCTATGGAAAACCAGTTGTCCTTTGACATGAAACCACAGATGATATTATTTCTATCTGTAATCCAGGACTACTGGTAGAAATATTAAGCACTGGGCAATAATAAATACTGAACATCTGCAGGGGTctgacagcaacccactccagtattcttgcctggagaatcccatggacagagaggcctggtgggctacagtccatagggttgcaaagagtcagacatgactgaagtgacttcgcatggCACCTCACAGCAAGACTCTGATAACTGTGTACAACTCACttaaatgttagtcgctcagtcgtgttcgactctttgtgaccccatggactacagcccaccacactcctctgtccacggaattctccaggcaagaatactggagtgggttgctatttccttctccaggacaacTCACTTAGAGGCATCTAAATATAAAGGAAAGCCATTCTCAGTTGAGTAAGTGATTAGTCCAAACTGCAGTGGCCTCTGGGGGAATGACCCTGCTGTCCtcctttgtgctgtgctgtgcttagctgcttcattcatgtccaactctttgtgaccccatggactgtagcctgccaggctcctctgtccatgggattctccaggcaagaatactggagtgggttgctatgccttcctccaagggatcttcccaacccaggcttgaacccaggtcccctgtattgcagggggactctttatcatctgagtcaccagggaagcccaagaatactggaatgaacaGCCTTCACTCTGGATATTTTCCTGGAAGAgccaggagaagaaaagaagagtctgatttctgctgctgcttcttccaTGTCACACCTCTCAGTCTCTGACCTCTTTCCTGCTCAGAAGGCTGCCATCCCCATGCTGGGGACTCAAAAGTAGATGCTGCCACAGCTCCATCCCAGGTAGTGGCTCAACTGGAGCCAGCAGCTTCTtagtttttttccctctgaaaagTTGAGTGACCTCTGTTGCCAGCAAGGATTGAGGCCCTTCCAGAAGCTTCTGGGGCCCAGATTAGGAGAACTTGTTCTACATGGTGTAAGCTTGGGCCTTACCCTCTAGGGCACCAGACCTTCATAAGGAGGACTGGAGTCAAGAACTGAAAGATTTCAGAGGTTTCTCACAACGAGAACTAAAACCCCAaacaccaaaccacctgaccaacttcatcttttcatcttgttcagAAAGACACTTTTTACTTCCTCAAGTTTATCTTTTACTAGAAATCTCACAACAAATACAAGCAAACTTTCCCTGCTCACTGTGCCCTGAATGGACATTTTACTACCTACCTACCTTCCATTTTCCAGTGCCATCTCTCTGGTCCCTGCTCATCCATAACTCCTCACTGACTACGCTGCCAATGGTCTCATCTTTCTATAAATTCACCTGCCTGCGTAAGTTGCTAAATGAGGCAATTAATCAGCATCAACACTGGAATTATTCAAAATCACCTGTATCTCAGCAGCTTTCTCATTCTACAGCCTTAGTTTCTTATTTAATCTTTCCTGTCTTGTCCCCCTTACTAGATTGTCAGCCTCTTCAGGTGAAGATATGTCTGCTTTAATTttccatacagtaggtccttaaaatctttttttctgaacaCCCTGGGATGAAGGTAAGGGATAGCTTTCAGGAACAAACAGTAATTAAGAGCTCTTCCTTGCCCTTCTCATTCtcagtgggggcttccctgaatGGAGCCATTAATAAATACTCCACTCCCCATGGATAATAAATGTTCAGACTTCCCCAACCGAATCAGGTCTGAAAAACCGGGGGGCCAAAAAACTCTGAAAATTGCTGCAAGCCCAGGCATAAAGGGGGAGGGCCCAGCTATAGGAGTAACCAGAGGGTCTGTGCAGGTtagtatacacacaaacacacgtacGTGTAGGGCTTGTCCCAAGGGCTCTAAGACTACAGGAGAATTAATGGGACTAAATCACCAAAATGTGACAAGACACTTTCACGGTGGTAGAACCAGTTCTGAGGTTTCTTCACGTTCTTGCCTACAGCAACGCAAAGCAGCTACTCTGTTTAGATCCCTAAAAGGTGGGCGATGCCTCTCCTGGACTGTCGGCCACCAGTACAAGGATGTCAAAAACCCAAACACGCAACCTAGCCACTTCCGACAGTGGCCCACCGGCGGCTCTTGGCAGACAGCCTTGTGCGCCCCAAACTTCGCGGAGATCGCTGGCGGATTCCGTGCTGCCCGAACTTCTTGCAAGGGGCCACCTggaagagcaagtgtcttaaaaATGAATAAGACGAGCTGCGCTCCCACTGCTTCGAAGCGACTGGAGTGTTAGTCTAAAATAAAAAGGTTTCTGTCTGCAAATCCCGTTTGCTCCCCCGGTAATCCATCCCCGCCCCCAGTCCGGCGTGTCCGACCCGTACAGCTGTTTTTAATCCCTACTTTTCTCACTTGGCGTCCCTGGCTAGCGTTGACCAGACGCGGAGCCCCACTTAGCGTTTCCTCCTCCCCCTACCCGGGTCTGTCCTCCCTCCGCCGTCTCCTTTTTCTCCGCCTGCATCCCCGGGGGCAGAGTGTGGGAAGAACGAATTTCCGCCCGGTTTGCTCTCCACTCGCCGACTTGGGTCCCTTCCGGACGCAGCCTGCACACCCCCGGCTCCTCCCGGGGCTGTTCCACCGAGGTTGCGCTATCGCTCCCGCACCCGGAGCGAAGAGGCGCGGGCTGCTGGGGCTAAGCCGCCGGGGCTCAGCAGCCAAGCCTCGCCTGGAGGAGCTCTTGGAAGGGCTCCCGCCTGCAGCTGGGGAATCCGCTCGGCAGGGAGAATCCGTGCCAGGGAATCCAGCTCTCCGGACTCAAGCTGCAAACAAAAAGCTCAGGTCTTGCTCCCTCCCtctgtttcccccacccccaccccgatgCGCACCCAGAGAAACAGTTTTCGGCAGAAATGCAACAAGTAGCACCCGGAGCTCGCAGAGCGCCCTGCGCCGCCTGACTTGGCCCGGCAAAGCCCGCCTGCAGAGACCCGGGCCAGCCACCGGACAAAGGGCGGAGGAGGGGCTGGACAGCACTGCGAAGTCCGAAAGAGGCCATTTAGCGACTCTGGCCAGGCCAAGGGGAATGCAGAGGAGACACAGAGCCGGCGGGCCAAGAGGACGATCCGGCCGCAGCACGCAGGGCGGGCGGCGATGGAGGCTGCCCGCGCCGTGCGCTTCCTCCTCGTGGTGTGCGGCTGCCTTGCGCTCCCGCCGTGGGCCCAGCCGGTGTGTCCGGAGCGCTGCGACTGCCAGCACCCCCAGCACCTCCTGTGCACCAACAGAGGGCTCCGCGCCGTGCCCAAGACCAGCTCGCTACCGAGCCCACAGGACGTGCTCACCTACAGCCTCGGGGGCAACTTCATAACCAACATCACGGCCTTCGACTTCCACCGCCTGGGGCAGCTCAGACGGCTGGACCTGCAGTACAACCAGATCCGCTCGCTGCACCCCAAGACCTTCGAgaagctctcgcggctggaggagCTCTACCTGGGCAACAATCTCTTGCAGGCGCTCGCCCCGGGCACCCTGGCCCCGCTGCGCAAGCTGCGCATCCTCTACGCCAACGGGAACGAGATCGGTCGCCTCAGCCGCGGTTCCTTCGAGGGCCTGGAGAGCCTGGTCAAGCTGCGACTGGACGGGAACGCCCTGGGGGCGCTGCCGGATGCCGTCTTTGCCCCCCTGGGCAACTTGCTCTACCTACATCTGGAGTCCAACCGGATCCGCTTTCTGGGCAAGAACGCCTTCGCCCAACTGGGGAAGCTGCGCTTTCTCAACCTCTCTGCCAACGAGCTGCAGCCCTCCCTACGCCATGCGGCCACCTTCGCACCGCTGCGCTCCCTCTCCACCCTCATCCTCTCGGCCAACAACCTGCAGCACCTAGGGCCGCGCGTCTTCCAGCACCTGTCGCGCCTCGGCCTACTTTCACTCAGGGGCAACCAGCTCACGCACCTCGCGCCCGAGGCTTTTTGGGGGTTAGAGGCCTTACGCGAGCTGCGCCTGGAGGGCAATCGGCTGAGCCAGCTGCCTGTGGCACTGCTGGAACCTCTGCACAGCCTGGAGGCGCTGGACCTGAGCGGCAATGAGCTGTCGGCTCTGCACCCCACTGTCTTTGGCCGCTTGGGCCGGCTGCGTGAGCTCAGCTTGCGCGACAACGCGCTCAGCGCCCTCTCCGGGGACATCTTCGCAGCCAGCCCGGCCCTCTACCGGCTGGATCTAGACGGCAATGGCTGGACCTGTGACTGCCGGCTGCGGGGTCTGAAGCGCTGGATGGGCGACTGGCACTCACAGGGCCGGCTCCTCACCGTTTTCGTGCAGTGTCGCCACCCTCCGGCCCTGCGGGGCAAGTACCTGGATTACCTGGATGACCAGCAACTGCAGAACGGGTCTTGCACAGATCCCGCGTCCTCGGTTCCCCCGATTGCCGACAAGCGGCGGCCCCTACCCACAGCTCCAGGGGAGGCGGTGGCGCCCCCTGCAGGTGCCCTCGCGGAGGAGCTGCTGCCGCAGCCACAGCCACAGCAGCGGAGTCGAGTTCTGCCAGC
It includes:
- the TRIL gene encoding TLR4 interactor with leucine rich repeats, whose translation is MEAARAVRFLLVVCGCLALPPWAQPVCPERCDCQHPQHLLCTNRGLRAVPKTSSLPSPQDVLTYSLGGNFITNITAFDFHRLGQLRRLDLQYNQIRSLHPKTFEKLSRLEELYLGNNLLQALAPGTLAPLRKLRILYANGNEIGRLSRGSFEGLESLVKLRLDGNALGALPDAVFAPLGNLLYLHLESNRIRFLGKNAFAQLGKLRFLNLSANELQPSLRHAATFAPLRSLSTLILSANNLQHLGPRVFQHLSRLGLLSLRGNQLTHLAPEAFWGLEALRELRLEGNRLSQLPVALLEPLHSLEALDLSGNELSALHPTVFGRLGRLRELSLRDNALSALSGDIFAASPALYRLDLDGNGWTCDCRLRGLKRWMGDWHSQGRLLTVFVQCRHPPALRGKYLDYLDDQQLQNGSCTDPASSVPPIADKRRPLPTAPGEAVAPPAGALAEELLPQPQPQQRSRVLPAMAWDGAARELSGNRSSLRLSRRGPGLQQPGSNAAAAAGTAPHPLDLLEKPERARPTPSDPGPAEPTQTATLSSAPTGDPWQRAAKQRLAAQQQESAAQSDGGVGLPPLVSDPCDFNKFILCNLTVEAVGADSASVRWAVREHRSPRPLGGARFRLLFDRFGQQPKFHRFVYLPERSDSATLRELRGDTPYLVCVEGVLGGRVCPVAPRDHCAGLVTLPEPGSQGGVDYQLLTLALLAVNALLVLLALAAWASRWLRRKLRARRKGGAPVHVRHMYSTRRPLRSMGTGVSADFSGFQSHRPRTTVCALSEADLIEFPCDRFMDSGGGGAGGSLRREDHLLQRFAD